A single window of Granulicella sibirica DNA harbors:
- a CDS encoding sigma-54-dependent transcriptional regulator, whose translation MTFTNPSSVLIVDDEAGIRTALRVSFARNGWAVETASGVNEATQLLENKDFQLVVSDMRMPDGDGLDVMRSARKMSSSTAVILLTAFGNVPDAVQAMRSGAFDYLTKPVSFEQLEEAASRVMRASAAAPRADHSEARSIVGRAPQLLRSLERARAAATTDADVLVEAESGTGKELLARFIHDASDRSRKPFIAVNCAAVPEHLLESELFGHARGAFTGATTAKAGKFELANGGTLLLDEIGDMPLNLQPKLLRALQEREFERLGETRSVKVDIRVIATTNVNLSAMVEEGKFRSDLYYRLAVIPLTLPALRDRAGDVELLAHYFVDKFSAKGRGPAQRVSEEFIERLNAHHWPGNVRELGNFMRRVCSLHPGVELDGSCFDQEFQGRSKVASVPASVPMFNPGAPIRQLERAHLESTLTMTQGNRTQAAEMLGISIRTMRNRIREYGLPPRRYA comes from the coding sequence ATGACATTCACGAACCCATCCTCGGTCCTTATCGTCGACGATGAGGCTGGAATACGTACTGCGCTCCGCGTCAGCTTTGCGCGGAACGGCTGGGCAGTTGAGACGGCCAGCGGAGTGAACGAAGCAACGCAACTTCTGGAGAACAAGGACTTCCAGCTCGTTGTCAGCGACATGCGTATGCCGGATGGTGATGGACTTGACGTCATGCGCTCCGCCAGGAAGATGTCGTCCAGCACGGCGGTGATTCTACTGACCGCCTTCGGGAACGTTCCGGACGCCGTGCAGGCCATGCGGAGCGGAGCGTTCGACTATCTCACCAAACCTGTATCTTTTGAGCAACTCGAAGAGGCCGCCTCACGGGTGATGCGGGCTAGTGCGGCCGCCCCTCGCGCGGATCACTCTGAGGCGAGGAGTATTGTTGGACGGGCACCGCAGTTATTGCGCTCGCTTGAGCGGGCAAGAGCAGCGGCGACGACGGATGCCGATGTCCTGGTGGAAGCAGAAAGTGGGACGGGGAAAGAGTTGCTTGCACGGTTTATCCATGACGCAAGCGACAGGAGCCGTAAGCCATTTATCGCAGTCAACTGCGCGGCGGTTCCTGAACACCTTCTTGAGAGCGAATTGTTTGGGCATGCGCGCGGTGCCTTCACGGGAGCTACGACCGCCAAAGCCGGGAAGTTCGAACTGGCCAATGGTGGCACGCTGCTACTCGATGAGATCGGTGACATGCCGCTGAACCTTCAGCCTAAGTTACTGCGCGCACTCCAAGAGCGTGAGTTCGAACGCCTTGGGGAGACGCGTTCGGTGAAGGTGGACATCCGCGTTATTGCAACGACCAACGTCAACCTGAGCGCGATGGTGGAGGAGGGCAAGTTCCGAAGTGACTTGTACTATCGGCTTGCAGTGATCCCGCTTACGCTTCCAGCATTGCGGGATCGAGCGGGGGACGTTGAGCTGCTCGCGCATTACTTCGTGGATAAGTTCTCAGCCAAAGGACGCGGTCCGGCCCAGCGGGTCAGTGAAGAATTTATCGAGAGGCTTAACGCTCACCATTGGCCTGGCAACGTGCGGGAGCTTGGTAACTTTATGCGACGCGTCTGCTCGCTTCATCCTGGGGTCGAGCTCGATGGTTCTTGCTTTGACCAAGAGTTCCAGGGACGTAGCAAGGTTGCTTCGGTTCCGGCCTCAGTTCCGATGTTCAATCCAGGAGCACCTATTCGTCAGCTTGAACGAGCCCACCTTGAAAGTACCTTGACGATGACCCAGGGGAATCGCACGCAAGCGGCTGAAATGCTGGGAATCAGCATCAGGACGATGCGTAATCGGATTCGCGAATACGGGCTCCCGCCCAGGAGGTATGCCTGA
- a CDS encoding two-component system sensor histidine kinase NtrB has product MINPEGRRLLDLGSETIDDLVSISVKAGIDLAGFLTRNSSAEDEQEFCRTSGGMKRWLSVHDRRLFSDSYGPEHQQTILILRDVTLHKQAEHERERARKATALSEVATTLAHEIRNPLASLELFAGLIADGGEDAAEWVSHLRAGIRSLGGTVNNVLSFHGVGFPSLVALDLSEALRSSVEFVRPIAQQAGVSLFFTADPIVKVLGNSSALQQVVLNIVCNAIRHTHKGGAVRVSARVDRDKNNYLNNYAVIEFADTGDGIALEHINEIFRPGFSGSGNTSGLGLAVCEQIVRQHEGKIRVVSEVNVGTTFFVEIPAL; this is encoded by the coding sequence ATGATCAATCCCGAAGGACGCCGGTTGCTGGATCTCGGTTCGGAAACGATCGACGACCTGGTCAGTATCTCGGTGAAGGCCGGTATCGATCTGGCGGGCTTTCTAACGCGTAACAGCAGTGCGGAAGACGAACAGGAGTTCTGCCGTACGTCTGGTGGCATGAAGCGCTGGCTCTCTGTTCATGACCGGCGACTCTTCAGCGACTCATACGGTCCAGAGCATCAGCAGACGATTCTGATCCTCCGGGACGTCACTCTTCATAAACAGGCGGAGCATGAGCGAGAGCGCGCACGGAAGGCGACGGCTCTTTCGGAAGTCGCGACGACACTCGCTCATGAAATTAGAAACCCTCTCGCCAGTCTCGAGCTCTTTGCGGGTCTGATCGCCGATGGGGGCGAGGATGCGGCGGAGTGGGTATCGCATTTACGTGCTGGAATCCGATCGCTGGGTGGCACCGTCAATAATGTTCTTAGTTTTCATGGCGTCGGATTCCCCTCGCTAGTGGCGCTGGACCTTTCCGAGGCGCTCCGCAGCAGCGTTGAATTCGTTCGGCCAATCGCGCAACAAGCTGGTGTCTCCCTGTTTTTCACTGCGGATCCTATCGTCAAAGTGCTGGGAAATTCCAGTGCGTTGCAGCAGGTTGTTCTCAACATTGTGTGTAACGCGATTCGGCACACACACAAGGGTGGCGCGGTCCGTGTCTCAGCCCGAGTGGACCGAGACAAAAATAATTACCTGAATAACTACGCCGTGATCGAGTTCGCGGATACTGGCGATGGAATTGCTCTAGAACATATCAACGAGATCTTTCGTCCCGGCTTCAGCGGCAGCGGCAACACCTCCGGGCTTGGCCTCGCGGTATGCGAGCAAATTGTAAGGCAGCACGAAGGCAAGATTCGTGTCGTCAGCGAAGTGAACGTCGGAACTACCTTTTTCGTGGAGATACCCGCCCTATGA
- a CDS encoding sigma-54 interaction domain-containing protein, producing the protein MSGNTSFREELRGRLAPLRWNLTEAKSGAEALDLLHADKETGVLLLDPVLPDLLPAEFCGLVRQQFPGIEVLTMNTTTGHLLVGSTSPTPFASRLAELLYQGTTSSLPVKPVVKPTTYVRSSTGTPGLRGMVGSSAPMQHAYALTHMVAARDTTVLVTGESGTGKDLIAQAVHMISPRQKAPFIVVNCAAIPEALLEAELFGYAKGAFTGAMQSRIGRIHAAHGGTLFLDEIGDMPLSLQSKILRFVEQGEVQRLGSNDNLRVDVRVVAATNAELPNLVKQKLFREDLYYRLAVFPIRLAPLRERENDVTALAHFFATKFCPGVTVTPEAIEALYKHDWPGNVRELRNVIERASIMAGTAREIAAKDILL; encoded by the coding sequence GTGAGCGGCAATACTTCTTTTCGCGAGGAGCTGCGCGGCCGGCTCGCCCCTCTTCGCTGGAATCTGACCGAAGCGAAGAGTGGGGCTGAAGCACTCGACCTGCTGCACGCTGATAAGGAAACCGGGGTCCTGCTCCTCGATCCCGTGTTGCCGGACTTGCTTCCCGCCGAGTTCTGCGGGCTGGTCCGTCAGCAGTTTCCTGGTATCGAAGTTCTAACGATGAACACGACGACCGGCCATCTGCTGGTTGGCAGCACCTCACCGACCCCCTTCGCTTCGAGACTCGCGGAACTGCTGTATCAGGGAACGACTTCGTCTCTTCCGGTAAAGCCGGTAGTCAAACCCACGACTTATGTTCGCAGTTCTACCGGGACTCCCGGCCTGCGGGGGATGGTTGGGAGTTCAGCCCCGATGCAGCACGCGTATGCGCTCACGCATATGGTGGCCGCGCGAGATACAACTGTGCTGGTTACGGGGGAGAGCGGAACGGGGAAGGATCTGATCGCCCAGGCTGTTCACATGATCAGCCCGCGGCAGAAAGCGCCGTTCATCGTTGTCAACTGCGCCGCGATTCCGGAGGCACTCCTGGAAGCCGAGCTGTTCGGCTATGCAAAAGGCGCGTTTACGGGGGCAATGCAGTCGCGGATTGGGCGCATTCACGCCGCGCATGGTGGAACCCTCTTTCTTGATGAAATTGGAGATATGCCTCTTTCTCTGCAGAGTAAGATTCTCCGCTTTGTCGAGCAGGGTGAAGTGCAGCGGCTTGGGAGCAATGACAACCTGAGGGTGGACGTCCGTGTCGTCGCGGCGACGAACGCGGAGTTACCGAACCTCGTCAAACAGAAGTTATTTCGCGAAGATCTGTACTATCGTCTGGCTGTCTTTCCGATCCGGCTTGCGCCGTTGCGGGAACGAGAGAATGACGTTACGGCACTCGCGCACTTCTTTGCGACCAAGTTCTGCCCCGGAGTTACGGTTACTCCTGAGGCTATCGAGGCGCTCTATAAACATGACTGGCCTGGGAATGTACGTGAGCTCAGGAACGTGATCGAGCGCGCCAGCATTATGGCGGGCACGGCGCGCGAGATCGCCGCTAAAGATATTCTGCTCTAG
- a CDS encoding response regulator transcription factor, protein MQTMMAEQTGTLAKFFPMMNQTGFPPFGMTETTPAVSYRVLIVEGSASLARLLATGLASESVSADVTHDMAEATSLLEIKPYHLLILDLDLADMDGAAVLQNLRSRRPDLRVLSLSVRGGVEDRVLALDQGADDYLLKPFSLLELMARVRVLRRRAGSTSQMVAQRTSKVTLCADQCRVERDGRSIDLTPREFALLEYMMQNPGKTLTRSMLSQEVWNMPAEANTNIVDVYIKYLRDKLDEGHDEKLIRTVRGMGYLFQANA, encoded by the coding sequence ATGCAGACAATGATGGCAGAACAAACCGGAACGCTGGCAAAGTTTTTCCCGATGATGAACCAGACGGGATTCCCCCCATTCGGGATGACGGAGACGACTCCCGCGGTTTCGTATCGTGTTCTGATCGTTGAAGGAAGTGCGTCGCTCGCCCGTCTGCTGGCAACCGGGCTGGCTTCGGAGTCGGTGTCGGCGGATGTCACACATGACATGGCCGAGGCGACGAGTCTATTGGAAATCAAGCCTTACCATCTTCTGATCCTCGACCTCGATCTGGCGGATATGGACGGAGCCGCCGTGCTGCAGAACCTGCGCTCACGCCGCCCTGACCTCCGGGTTCTCTCGCTGAGCGTGCGTGGCGGCGTGGAGGATCGCGTTCTGGCGCTCGACCAGGGTGCTGACGACTATCTGTTGAAGCCGTTTTCGCTCCTGGAGTTGATGGCGCGGGTGCGGGTTCTCCGGCGCCGTGCTGGATCGACGAGCCAGATGGTGGCCCAGCGGACGAGCAAGGTGACTCTGTGCGCGGACCAGTGCCGGGTGGAGCGTGACGGGCGCAGCATTGACCTGACGCCTCGGGAGTTCGCGCTGCTGGAGTACATGATGCAAAATCCGGGGAAGACCCTAACGCGGTCGATGCTGTCGCAAGAGGTCTGGAACATGCCGGCGGAGGCGAACACAAACATTGTGGACGTGTACATCAAGTACCTCCGCGATAAGCTCGACGAAGGGCACGATGAGAAGCTCATCCGCACTGTGCGCGGGATGGGGTATCTTTTCCAGGCGAACGCGTAA
- a CDS encoding PilZ domain-containing protein — MRNFLYRLPRFKTDLPMDFILGEAVIIGTCINISESGLRGPFSSPVPAGADGLLTLYHGETSFQVDAHVESFRSGEARVRFVLKSDQELEDLRAFLKLLTPVPLWRR, encoded by the coding sequence ATGCGCAATTTCCTCTATCGTCTCCCTCGATTCAAGACGGACCTCCCCATGGACTTCATCCTCGGAGAGGCCGTCATCATTGGAACCTGCATTAATATCAGCGAGTCGGGCCTGCGTGGTCCATTTTCGAGCCCCGTTCCGGCTGGAGCGGACGGTTTGCTCACCCTTTACCACGGAGAGACAAGCTTCCAGGTCGATGCTCACGTCGAGTCGTTCCGCTCTGGAGAGGCTCGCGTTCGTTTCGTTTTGAAGTCGGATCAGGAACTCGAAGATCTGCGTGCATTCCTGAAGTTACTCACTCCGGTTCCCCTCTGGCGCCGGTGA
- a CDS encoding flagellar motor protein MotB, whose translation MADEQPIIVIKKVSGHGGHHGGAWKVAYADFVTAMMALFIVLWLLSSTNKQTQEEIAGYFNDPKGTASKKGSEGKPQPKEQSKEKKDDMAALKADLMKAIDSINMLNKLKKQIEISITEEGLRIELIEDEKGTFFQSGSAQPTPALEELLKVLSEQLKNLPNNISIEGHTDAQPYSSKGPYGNWELSTDRANVARRSMQNDGVRLNQVSQVRGFADQRLHTPDKPFDASNRRISLVVQNLPVREKPKEIAKEGGKETPKEGGKEAPKEGSKDAPKESAKADGTSSKPEAGTAPEEKAKAESGAPAAEKPSISLMARAKGLFTRTKAPAPSPAPEGNRSE comes from the coding sequence ATGGCAGACGAACAACCGATCATCGTCATCAAGAAGGTCAGTGGTCACGGCGGACATCACGGCGGAGCCTGGAAGGTCGCCTACGCCGACTTCGTGACCGCGATGATGGCCCTCTTCATCGTGCTCTGGCTGCTGAGCTCCACCAACAAGCAGACCCAGGAGGAGATTGCCGGCTACTTCAACGATCCAAAGGGGACTGCCAGCAAGAAAGGCTCCGAGGGCAAGCCGCAGCCTAAAGAGCAGTCCAAAGAGAAGAAGGACGACATGGCCGCCCTCAAGGCGGACCTGATGAAGGCGATCGACAGCATCAACATGCTGAATAAGCTGAAGAAGCAGATCGAGATCTCGATTACGGAGGAAGGCCTCCGGATCGAGCTGATCGAGGACGAGAAGGGGACGTTTTTCCAGTCAGGAAGCGCGCAGCCAACGCCCGCTCTGGAGGAGTTGCTGAAGGTTCTCTCCGAGCAGTTGAAGAACCTGCCGAACAACATTTCGATCGAAGGGCATACCGACGCGCAGCCTTACTCGAGCAAGGGGCCGTACGGGAACTGGGAGCTTTCTACCGATCGCGCCAATGTCGCCAGGCGGTCAATGCAGAACGATGGCGTTCGTTTGAACCAGGTTTCGCAGGTGAGAGGTTTCGCCGACCAGCGCCTCCACACGCCGGATAAGCCGTTCGACGCCTCGAACCGCAGGATCTCGCTCGTCGTGCAGAACCTGCCGGTGCGGGAAAAGCCCAAGGAAATAGCCAAGGAAGGCGGGAAGGAAACACCCAAGGAAGGCGGAAAGGAAGCGCCGAAGGAGGGTAGCAAAGACGCACCAAAGGAGTCCGCAAAAGCGGACGGTACAAGTTCCAAGCCGGAAGCGGGAACTGCGCCGGAAGAAAAAGCCAAGGCGGAGAGTGGTGCACCGGCTGCCGAGAAGCCATCGATAAGTCTGATGGCGCGCGCGAAGGGCCTCTTCACCCGAACGAAGGCGCCAGCGCCCTCACCGGCGCCAGAGGGGAACCGGAGTGAGTAA
- the motA gene encoding flagellar motor stator protein MotA, protein MISIVGIVVVIGAVIGGFLMEKGQLAVLIQPAELVTIGGAALGTLIVANPIYILKGIIAGVMGILKGSPFTKQRYTETLKMMFDLFAKARKEGLVAIEADVEGPDKSTIFAAYPKFLHDHHIRDFVCDTMRMAITGGVLAFDVEQMMELDMEVHHQSTALPTTALNTVADALPGLGIVAAVLGIVVTMGALGGPPEEIGHKVAAALVGTFLGILLCYGVLGPLASMMSKLNDQEHAYYHILRVVMMAFIKGTTPILAVELARRAIPAHLRPSFQEVEKACRAKGAAVAA, encoded by the coding sequence ATGATCTCGATTGTTGGCATTGTTGTCGTTATCGGCGCCGTTATCGGCGGATTTCTGATGGAGAAAGGACAGCTCGCCGTCCTGATTCAGCCGGCCGAACTGGTCACTATCGGGGGAGCGGCGCTCGGAACCCTTATCGTCGCGAACCCGATTTATATTCTCAAGGGCATCATCGCTGGCGTCATGGGCATTCTGAAAGGGTCGCCCTTCACCAAGCAGCGCTACACCGAAACGTTGAAGATGATGTTCGATCTGTTCGCCAAGGCGCGCAAAGAAGGCCTGGTCGCGATCGAAGCCGACGTCGAAGGTCCGGATAAGAGCACTATCTTCGCGGCCTATCCGAAGTTTCTGCACGACCACCACATTCGCGACTTCGTCTGTGACACGATGCGCATGGCGATTACGGGCGGTGTGCTCGCCTTCGATGTCGAGCAGATGATGGAGCTCGACATGGAAGTTCACCATCAGAGTACCGCTCTGCCGACCACCGCTTTGAACACCGTCGCCGATGCGCTTCCGGGTCTTGGAATCGTCGCCGCCGTCCTTGGAATCGTCGTCACGATGGGTGCGCTCGGTGGACCTCCCGAGGAAATCGGCCACAAGGTTGCCGCGGCTCTGGTTGGAACCTTCCTCGGAATTCTCCTGTGTTACGGAGTGCTCGGTCCGCTTGCCTCGATGATGAGCAAGCTGAACGACCAGGAGCACGCGTACTACCACATCCTCCGCGTGGTCATGATGGCCTTCATCAAGGGCACAACGCCGATCCTCGCGGTCGAACTTGCCCGCCGCGCCATTCCGGCCCACCTGCGCCCGAGCTTCCAGGAGGTCGAAAAGGCCTGCCGTGCGAAGGGTGCAGCAGTAGCAGCCTAG
- a CDS encoding multicopper oxidase family protein — MKRRDFVKLGSASAFAATSRLPGQMPMGGPASPAPPETGKADVTLRIAPVTVELAPDRILSTIGYNGTSPGPVLRMREGKPVTVDVINETDTPELVHWHGMLIPADVDGVEEQGTPFVPPQGRRRYQFTPNPAGSRWYHSHAMAYADLHKGSFTGQFGFVHIDSGSDPGQYDQELFLAIRDWEPFFTSSMEDDDEEGQNDPQLEKPAVLNTDPNGLEVNSMTYSINDKSLGAGEPIRVKEGQRVLFHLLNASAIENRRIALGGHKFKIIALDGNPVPTPQVVETVFLGAGERVDAVVEMNQPGVWVLGAPEDAIRTAGLGVIVEYANQHRQPQWIKPSSLLWDYTRFSAPEGNRPPPDQTIDMIFEKIPGGSGKFNTFLINGKPYPHENEFVLKQGLRYRLVYRNRTDDAHPMHLHRHQVELVEINGKKTYGIVKDTVVVPYFGRAAVEFVANQPGLSLFHCHIQQHMDYGFKALFRYKDM, encoded by the coding sequence GTGAAGCGGCGTGACTTTGTAAAGCTCGGTTCCGCCTCGGCCTTCGCCGCTACGTCTCGGCTTCCCGGCCAGATGCCTATGGGCGGCCCGGCTTCCCCGGCGCCGCCGGAGACTGGCAAGGCGGACGTTACCTTGCGGATTGCTCCTGTCACCGTCGAACTTGCTCCGGACCGGATTCTCTCGACCATCGGCTACAACGGGACCTCCCCTGGCCCAGTCCTGCGTATGCGCGAGGGGAAGCCTGTCACCGTCGACGTCATCAACGAGACCGACACGCCTGAGCTGGTCCACTGGCATGGCATGCTCATCCCAGCGGACGTCGATGGTGTCGAGGAGCAGGGAACACCCTTTGTGCCGCCGCAGGGGCGTAGACGCTACCAGTTCACTCCGAATCCCGCTGGGTCGCGGTGGTATCACTCGCATGCGATGGCCTACGCCGACCTGCACAAAGGCAGCTTTACCGGTCAGTTCGGCTTTGTCCACATCGACTCCGGGAGCGATCCCGGACAGTACGATCAGGAACTCTTCCTCGCCATCCGCGACTGGGAGCCCTTCTTTACCAGCAGCATGGAGGATGACGACGAGGAGGGGCAGAACGATCCTCAGCTCGAGAAGCCCGCCGTCCTTAATACCGATCCGAACGGCCTCGAGGTCAATTCCATGACCTACTCGATTAACGACAAGTCTCTTGGAGCCGGGGAGCCAATCCGGGTGAAGGAAGGTCAGCGTGTCCTGTTTCACCTTCTAAACGCCAGTGCGATCGAAAACCGTCGCATCGCGCTTGGTGGGCACAAGTTCAAAATCATCGCGCTTGATGGGAATCCCGTTCCGACGCCGCAGGTCGTCGAGACTGTCTTTCTCGGAGCGGGTGAGCGGGTCGACGCTGTCGTCGAGATGAACCAGCCGGGGGTGTGGGTGCTTGGGGCTCCCGAAGACGCCATTCGGACAGCCGGGCTGGGGGTGATTGTCGAATATGCCAATCAGCATCGGCAGCCTCAGTGGATCAAACCCTCATCGCTTCTGTGGGACTACACGCGATTCAGCGCCCCGGAAGGGAACCGGCCACCCCCCGATCAGACCATCGATATGATCTTCGAGAAGATCCCCGGAGGATCGGGCAAGTTCAACACCTTTCTTATCAATGGCAAACCTTACCCTCACGAGAACGAGTTCGTCCTGAAACAGGGTCTTCGCTACCGCCTCGTCTACCGCAACCGCACCGACGATGCGCACCCCATGCACCTGCACCGTCACCAGGTCGAGTTGGTTGAGATCAATGGAAAGAAGACGTACGGCATCGTCAAGGACACGGTCGTCGTGCCGTACTTTGGTCGCGCCGCGGTCGAGTTCGTCGCGAACCAGCCCGGCCTGTCACTCTTCCACTGCCACATCCAGCAGCACATGGACTATGGTTTCAAAGCACTCTTCCGGTACAAGGACATGTAG
- a CDS encoding DUF4159 domain-containing protein: MKLLRKTIVATSVLAVGTGLFAMQRVADWDRETPQSTEKAEFSWSRLSYASSMGGSGYGFYHWATWRRDYPKADRQFLIALNRLTRIQGRTTEQVVNLDSDDIFNYPMVYAVQVQTWSFTDEEAKRMREYLLKGGFLMVDDFHGSADWENFMNGMRQVFPDRPVEDLENKDEIFHVLYDMDDRFQVPGEQYIRTGRTYEKDGYVPKWRAIRDDKGRIMVAICHNMHLGDAWEWADDPNYPETFASMAFRVGLNYVVYSMTH, from the coding sequence ATGAAGCTCCTGCGGAAGACGATCGTCGCGACGTCGGTTCTCGCGGTTGGGACAGGTCTGTTCGCGATGCAGCGGGTGGCGGACTGGGATCGCGAGACGCCGCAAAGCACGGAAAAAGCTGAGTTCTCGTGGTCGCGCCTGAGCTACGCGTCGAGCATGGGAGGCAGCGGATACGGCTTCTACCACTGGGCTACCTGGCGCCGCGACTATCCGAAAGCCGACCGCCAGTTCCTGATCGCGCTGAACCGCCTGACACGGATCCAAGGCAGGACAACCGAGCAGGTCGTCAATCTCGACTCGGATGACATCTTCAACTATCCGATGGTCTATGCAGTACAGGTCCAGACCTGGTCGTTCACGGACGAAGAGGCGAAGCGCATGCGGGAGTATCTGCTGAAGGGCGGCTTCCTGATGGTGGACGACTTCCACGGCTCGGCCGACTGGGAAAACTTCATGAACGGCATGCGCCAGGTATTTCCCGACCGGCCAGTCGAAGACCTCGAGAACAAGGACGAGATCTTCCACGTCCTCTACGACATGGACGATCGCTTCCAGGTTCCCGGCGAGCAGTACATCCGTACCGGACGGACCTACGAGAAGGATGGATATGTGCCGAAATGGCGCGCGATACGGGACGACAAGGGGAGGATCATGGTCGCGATCTGCCACAACATGCACCTTGGCGACGCGTGGGAGTGGGCGGATGATCCGAACTATCCGGAGACGTTCGCGTCGATGGCGTTTCGGGTCGGTTTGAACTATGTCGTCTACAGCATGACGCACTGA